In Pectinophora gossypiella chromosome 17, ilPecGoss1.1, whole genome shotgun sequence, one DNA window encodes the following:
- the LOC126374495 gene encoding allergen Tha p 1-like yields the protein MKVVLLTVCFAVAVLAQEKYDSANDNFDISEVLGNERLLLSYSKCLLNKGPCTPEVKQVKEKLPEALATGCAKCTEKQKQMGKQLARELKKTHPEIWDKLVAHYDPQGKYREAFKDYLKP from the exons ATGAAGGTGGTACTACTTACAGTGTGTTTTGCCGTAGCCGTACTGGCTCAAGAAAAATATGATTCAGCAAACGACAACTTCGATATTTCTGAAGTATTAGGAAATGAACGATTGTTGCTGTCATACTCGAAGTGTTTGCTGAATAAAGGCCCCTGTACTCCAGAGGTGAAGCAAGTTAAGG AAAAATTACCGGAGGCATTGGCCACGGGATGCGCCAAATGCACTGAGAAGCAGAAACAAATGGGCAAGCAGCTAGCACGGGAGCTGAAGAAAACCCACCCCGAGATCTGGGATAAGCTTGTGGCCCACTACGACCCACAGGGCAAGTACCGGGAGGCCTTCAAAGACTACCTCAAGCCTTGA
- the LOC126374620 gene encoding EF-hand domain-containing family member B-like, which yields MPLECQRLTTGGKGNVGKYIERDARICAAGVPSSQADETVGRALQHYLLKDEVDALMSDAIIPPKPPRPLPPLRQPLPYDRRNAGLNTCVAKLVNPPNQTKFQQLTADVKDTVYQSYWKKPLGQVPDPIPMFPKGFDIHGTTYGKKLPYEGTLYDLVMPKIPLPDLPPSKRAGVQVRRNYCQPAFNPDLTYGYRTKVDPRGIYAKCALTDNRVVEGTAERTCNNFIQADFQVRKQPILGKVLAPNNNISCVPEGYTFGMLKRPENLPECLTFCELNPGRVFFRKCLGHLNSLRKILSTRFLPTFFKKAYYNLKYFDKEKCGWIPKEIVYEYCGSKLIRFDPSLIEPLLCMWKAFDGSKIEYKTFSHILNFKEPLPELPKVPDLHPDCLDFRTTYGEMVKPGQDPGPLMRAGLPSGRYMDTDYPVTPEGYCKAHRTCLPHESDMNSCLKPSILTLVHVSHRDLYAKREPHVVRRVFEAAGDTFTEEKFNAIWEEAKKYHSLGWVCYETFRKALESYKET from the coding sequence ATGCCACTTGAGTGCCAGCGCTTGACAACGGGAGGGAAGGGCAACGTGGGCAAGTACATCGAGAGGGATGCCCGCATCTGCGCAGCGGGTGTGCCGTCTTCGCAGGCGGACGAGACCGTCGGCCGCGCGCTGCAGCACTATCTGCTCAAAGATGAGGTGGACGCGCTGATGAGTGACGCCATCATCCCACCCAAACCCCCTCGCCCCCTCCCGCCGCTGCGACAACCCTTGCCCTATGACCGCCGCAACGCCGGGCTCAACACCTGCGTCGCCAAACTCGTCAATCCACCCAACCAAACCAAGTTTCAACAGCTCACCGCCGATGTGAAAGACACTGTTTACCAATCTTACTGGAAAAAACCTCTAGGCCAAGTACCCGATCCTATTCCTATGTTCCCGAAGGGTTTCGACATACATGGCACGACGTATGGAAAGAAATTACCCTACGAAGGAACTCTGTACGATTTAGTTATGCCGAAAATTCCCTTGCCAGACTTGCCTCCATCTAAACGTGCCGGCGTGCAAGTGAGACGCAACTATTGCCAGCCCGCTTTCAATCCAGATTTAACTTATGGCTACAGAACTAAAGTAGATCCGCGAGGTATTTACGCAAAATGTGCTCTTACAGACAATAGAGTAGTCGAAGGTACAGCGGAGCGAACTTGCAATAATTTTATTCAGGCTGACTTTCAGGTCAGGAAGCAGCCAATCCTGGGTAAAGTGTTAGCccccaataataatattagttgtGTACCCGAAGGTTATACATTTGGTATGTTAAAACGACCAGAAAATCTTCCTGAATGTCTTACTTTCTGTGAGTTGAACCCTGGTCGGGTATTTTTCCGAAAATGTTTAGGACATCTTAACTCTTTACGTAAGATTTTGTCTACTCGATTTTTACCAACATTCTTCAAAAAGGCTTACTATAacctgaaatattttgataaagaaaaatgtgGCTGGATACCTAAAGAAATAGTTTACGAGTATTGTGGATCAAAACTCATTAGATTCGATCCTAGTTTAATCGAACCTTTATTGTGCATGTGGAAGGCTTTCGACGGTTCCAAAATTGAGTACAAAACATTTTCTCACATTTTAAACTTTAAGGAACCTTTGCCGGAACTTCCTAAAGTGCCTGATCTTCATCCAGACTGCTTAGATTTTCGGACCACTTATGGGGAAATGGTGAAACCTGGCCAAGACCCCGGACCACTGATGAGAGCAGGATTACCTTCAGGTAGATACATGGATACGGATTATCCTGTAACGCCTGAGGGGTATTGCAAAGCTCATAGAACTTGTTTACCACACGAGTCAGATATGAACTCATGTTTAAAGCCGAGCATATTGACATTGGTGCATGTCAGCCACCGCGACTTGTATGCAAAACGTGAGCCGCATGTGGTTCGTAGGGTGTTTGAGGCGGCGGGAGATACGTTCACTGAGGAAAAATTCAACGCCATTTGGGAAGAAGCTAAAAAGTATCATTCACTGGGATGGGTCTGCTATGAAACTTTCCGAAAAGCGTTGGAAAGTTATAAAGAAACGTAA
- the LOC126374493 gene encoding ejaculatory bulb-specific protein 3-like, which produces MHRVFVITTCVLAIVAADFYSSRYDNFDVQPLLENDRILLSYTKCFLDQGPCTPDAKDFKKVIPEALETTCGKCTPKQKQLIKKVIKAVMERHPESWKQLEHKFDKDNKYQESFNKFLAEAD; this is translated from the exons ATGCATCGGGTGTTCGTCATCACGACATGCGTACTCGCGATTGTTGCTGCGGATTTCTATAGCTCTCGCTACGACAACTTCGACGTGCAGCCGCTTCTTGAAAACGACAGGATCCTGCTCAGCTACACCAAATGCTTCCTCGACCAGGGACCCTGCACTCCCGATGCCAAggattttaaaa AAGTAATACCTGAAGCACTGGAAACGACGTGTGGAAAATGTACCCCTAAACAGAAACAACtcataaaaaaagttatcaaagcAGTAATGGAAAGGCACCCTGAGTCTTGGAAACAGCTGGAACATAAGTTTGACAAGGATAATAAATACCAAGAATCCTTCAATAAGTTTTTAGCGGAAGCTGATTAG
- the LOC126374483 gene encoding allergen Tha p 1-like, which produces MKLIILVTLCVAAVAWARPSSTYTDKWDHINVDEILESQRLLKGYVDCLLDKGRCTPDAKTLKETLPDALEHECSKCTKKQKEGSDKVIKFLVNKRPDLWKDLASKYDPEDIYQARYKDKIEAVKHT; this is translated from the coding sequence ATGAAACTGATAATCCTAGTCACGTTGTGCGTCGCGGCGGTGGCGTGGGCCCGGCCGAGCTCCACTTACACGGACAAGTGGGACCACATCAACGTGGACGAGATCCTCGAGTCGCAGCGCCTTCTCAAGGGCTACGTCGACTGCCTCCTCGATAAAGGTCGCTGCACCCCCGACGCCAAAACCCTCAAAGAGACCCTCCCAGACGCCCTAGAACACGAATGCTCCAAATGCACCAAGAAACAAAAGGAAGGATCCGATAAGGTCATCAAGTTCTTAGTCAACAAACGTCCTGATCTGTGGAAGGACTTAGCGTCGAAGTATGACCCTGAAGACATCTACCAAGCGAGGTACAAGGACAAGATAGAAGCCGTCAAGCACACGTAG
- the LOC126374481 gene encoding allergen Tha p 1-like isoform X2, giving the protein MMSMRYLVLLCCVVAAVVADDKYTDKYDNINVKEILENKRLLQAYVDCILDKGKCTNEGKELKDHLKEALETGCEKCTESQKNGTHTVIQHLIKHEIEIWKELCAKFDPSGTYRKKYEAIAKEHGIEIPE; this is encoded by the exons ATG ATGTCCATGCGTTACCTAGTGTTGTTGTGCTGCGTGGTGGCGGCGGTGGTGGCTGATGACAAGTACACCGACAAGTACGACAACATCAACGTGAAGGAGATCCTAGAGAACAAACGGCTGCTGCAAGCGTACGTCGACTGCATACTCGACAAGGGCAAATGCACCAACGAGGGCAAGGAACTTAAAG ATCATCTGAAAGAGGCTCTCGAGACTGGCTGTGAGAAATGCACTGAGTCCCAAAAGAATGGCACTCACACTGTCATCCAGCACCTGATCAAGCATGAGATTGAAATCTGGAAGGAACTTTGCGCCAAGTTCGACCCCAGCGGCACGTACCGCAAGAAGTATGAAGCCATCGCCAAGGAGCACGGCATTGAGATCCCGGAGTAA
- the LOC126374489 gene encoding ejaculatory bulb-specific protein 3-like, whose product MNWLTLLVGLVVVALAVCEERYTDRYDEINIDEILSNRRLLLPYIKCLLDQGRCTPEGKALKTHVVDGLQSACSKCTEVQKKMARKTVKHIREHENDSWEKLKAKYDPGDKYQEVYEAFLAANDE is encoded by the exons ATGAATTGGCTCACGTTACTGGTGGGCCTTGTGGTAGTAGCCTTAGCGGTCTGTGAGGAGAGGTATACAGATAGGTATGATGAAATTAACATAGACGAGATTTTGTCAAACCGCAGACTGCTTCTTCCGTATATTAAGTGTTTGCTGGATCAAGGACGCTGCACTCCAGAAGGAAAAGCGCTTAAAA CACACGTAGTAGACGGGTTGCAGTCAGCGTGCTCGAAGTGTACGGAGGTGCAGAAGAAGATGGCTCGCAAGACAGTGAAGCATATCAGGGAACATGAGAACGACTCCTGGGAGAAGCTGAAGGCCAAGTACGACCCGGGAGACAAGTATCAAGAAGTCTACGAAGCGTTCTTAGCGGCTAACGAcgaataa
- the LOC126374480 gene encoding allergen Tha p 1-like isoform X2, which translates to MCVMNTVVAICLLALVAMVSAKGGAYTDRFDNVNVDEILENRRLLIPYMKCVLDQGKCSPEGKELKSHIREALENYCAKCTEVQKTKTRQVLRHLINNEADYWSQLTAKYDPQRKYTQKYEDELKTLKA; encoded by the exons atgtgtgt aaTGAATACAGTAGTAGCGATCTGCCTGCTCGCCCTGGTGGCGATGGTAAGCGCGAAGGGCGGCGCGTACACCGATCGCTTCGACAACGTCAACGTGGATGAGATCTTGGAGAACCGGCGCCTGCTCATCCCGTACATGAAGTGCGTGCTCGACCAGGGCAAGTGCTCGCCTGAGGGCAAGGAGCTCAAAT CCCACATCAGGGAAGCCCTTGAGAACTACTGCGCCAAGTGTACTGAGGTCCAGAAGACGAAGACGCGTCAAGTCCTCCGCCACCTGATCAACAACGAGGCCGACTACTGGAGCCAGCTTACCGCCAAATACGACCCCCAGCGCAAATACACCCAGAAGTACGAAGATGAACTCAAAACCCTCAAGGCTTAA
- the LOC126374480 gene encoding allergen Tha p 1-like isoform X1, translated as MMHWKLMNTVVAICLLALVAMVSAKGGAYTDRFDNVNVDEILENRRLLIPYMKCVLDQGKCSPEGKELKSHIREALENYCAKCTEVQKTKTRQVLRHLINNEADYWSQLTAKYDPQRKYTQKYEDELKTLKA; from the exons aaTGAATACAGTAGTAGCGATCTGCCTGCTCGCCCTGGTGGCGATGGTAAGCGCGAAGGGCGGCGCGTACACCGATCGCTTCGACAACGTCAACGTGGATGAGATCTTGGAGAACCGGCGCCTGCTCATCCCGTACATGAAGTGCGTGCTCGACCAGGGCAAGTGCTCGCCTGAGGGCAAGGAGCTCAAAT CCCACATCAGGGAAGCCCTTGAGAACTACTGCGCCAAGTGTACTGAGGTCCAGAAGACGAAGACGCGTCAAGTCCTCCGCCACCTGATCAACAACGAGGCCGACTACTGGAGCCAGCTTACCGCCAAATACGACCCCCAGCGCAAATACACCCAGAAGTACGAAGATGAACTCAAAACCCTCAAGGCTTAA
- the LOC126374480 gene encoding allergen Tha p 1-like isoform X4: protein MNTVVAICLLALVAMVSAKGGAYTDRFDNVNVDEILENRRLLIPYMKCVLDQGKCSPEGKELKSHIREALENYCAKCTEVQKTKTRQVLRHLINNEADYWSQLTAKYDPQRKYTQKYEDELKTLKA from the exons aTGAATACAGTAGTAGCGATCTGCCTGCTCGCCCTGGTGGCGATGGTAAGCGCGAAGGGCGGCGCGTACACCGATCGCTTCGACAACGTCAACGTGGATGAGATCTTGGAGAACCGGCGCCTGCTCATCCCGTACATGAAGTGCGTGCTCGACCAGGGCAAGTGCTCGCCTGAGGGCAAGGAGCTCAAAT CCCACATCAGGGAAGCCCTTGAGAACTACTGCGCCAAGTGTACTGAGGTCCAGAAGACGAAGACGCGTCAAGTCCTCCGCCACCTGATCAACAACGAGGCCGACTACTGGAGCCAGCTTACCGCCAAATACGACCCCCAGCGCAAATACACCCAGAAGTACGAAGATGAACTCAAAACCCTCAAGGCTTAA
- the LOC126374480 gene encoding allergen Tha p 1-like isoform X3, producing the protein MKTFIVCVLALAAIAAARPNEEYTDRYDNINVEEITGNKRLLIPYIKCVLDQGKCSPEGKELKSHIREALENYCAKCTEVQKTKTRQVLRHLINNEADYWSQLTAKYDPQRKYTQKYEDELKTLKA; encoded by the exons ATGAAGACCTTCATCGTCTGCGTCCTGGCCCTGGCCGCAATCGCCGCCGCCCGCCCCAACGAGGAGTACACCGACCGTTACGACAACATTAACGTGGAAGAGATCACCGGCAACAAGCGGCTGCTCATCCCGTACATCAAGTGCGTGCTCGACCAGGGCAAGTGCTCGCCTGAGGGCAAGGAGCTCAAAT CCCACATCAGGGAAGCCCTTGAGAACTACTGCGCCAAGTGTACTGAGGTCCAGAAGACGAAGACGCGTCAAGTCCTCCGCCACCTGATCAACAACGAGGCCGACTACTGGAGCCAGCTTACCGCCAAATACGACCCCCAGCGCAAATACACCCAGAAGTACGAAGATGAACTCAAAACCCTCAAGGCTTAA